Proteins from a single region of Bdellovibrio bacteriovorus HD100:
- a CDS encoding CpaF family protein produces MMTEAKHLYDRIHEDILKLPLNEFLLSSEEQHKLRSQRIEQILELHTASAAPETRTRVQNEMHAWGPIESLLTDEGITEILINGPSAIWLERNGHLQKHPDCFFSDTSYRNFLDRLSHAAQAHITTEFPCADGRFGDFRLSLIGAELTQTHPHVTLRRHPKNPWSFARLAEHQWCPADCLPFFEELVKRRKNFLVVGPTGSGKTSVLNSFLNLMPENERMVVIEDTSEISLPNKASLKLLTREDPQGVLPSVDQAQLVRRSLRLRPDRMVMGEVRGAEAKDFLMALATGHSGSFGTLHAQDAGQALIRLEMLIQMGAPQWSLSAIRRLIQMSLDYVIVAERKTDGSRRMKGVYRITSLEETGFLLEQEK; encoded by the coding sequence ATGATGACAGAGGCCAAACACCTCTATGACAGAATTCATGAAGATATTCTGAAGCTTCCGCTGAATGAGTTTCTGCTCAGCTCCGAAGAGCAGCACAAACTGCGCTCTCAGCGTATTGAGCAGATTCTGGAACTGCACACGGCTTCCGCCGCCCCCGAGACACGAACGCGGGTGCAAAATGAAATGCACGCCTGGGGCCCGATTGAAAGCCTGCTGACGGATGAAGGTATCACAGAGATTCTGATCAATGGCCCTTCGGCCATCTGGCTTGAAAGAAACGGTCACCTGCAGAAGCATCCGGACTGTTTTTTCTCCGACACCAGCTATCGCAATTTCCTGGATCGCCTCAGCCATGCCGCCCAAGCCCACATCACCACCGAGTTTCCCTGCGCTGATGGCCGTTTTGGGGATTTCCGTCTAAGCCTGATTGGGGCTGAACTGACGCAGACTCATCCCCATGTGACCTTGCGTCGCCATCCTAAAAATCCCTGGAGCTTTGCCCGACTGGCGGAACATCAATGGTGCCCGGCCGACTGCCTGCCATTTTTTGAAGAGCTTGTAAAACGCCGTAAGAACTTTCTGGTGGTGGGGCCCACGGGATCTGGAAAAACCTCGGTGCTGAATTCATTTTTAAATCTGATGCCGGAAAACGAACGCATGGTGGTGATCGAAGACACCTCTGAGATTTCCCTTCCCAACAAAGCCAGCTTGAAACTTTTAACCCGCGAAGATCCCCAAGGGGTTTTACCTTCCGTGGATCAGGCGCAATTGGTGCGACGCTCTTTGCGCTTGCGGCCCGATCGCATGGTCATGGGTGAAGTGCGTGGCGCGGAAGCCAAGGACTTTTTAATGGCACTTGCCACCGGCCACAGTGGCAGTTTTGGCACCTTGCACGCGCAGGATGCGGGCCAGGCGCTGATACGTCTGGAAATGCTGATTCAGATGGGGGCTCCGCAATGGAGTCTTTCTGCGATCCGCAGGCTGATTCAAATGTCTTTGGATTATGTGATTGTGGCGGAAAGAAAAACCGATGGTTCACGCCGCATGAAAGGCGTCTATCGCATCACTTCATTGGAAGAAACGGGATTTCTGCTGGAGCAGGAAAAGTAA
- a CDS encoding DUF1266 domain-containing protein, with protein MQRILPETDLEKKLMSLGAPFIEENQVLDELFQVVGSDLVDGAELAPETREQILDEIGEYFFRLDMNYGPEIKLDCLGILEEFWGVSDRESCQKTLENIRTQGHRTKFNVLRSALPSDGSIDAVSMEKFRQIFRFDLEEDQELQMSDADYSKLALWVQRTNKYLKEPGILAWDASRYIHLVRLSFVAGHLSDIQAWSEILKLAPIVEGRFDNWMDFSQSFLIGRTFWSGADDPRVKAICEKLLGHPASPWQFISWS; from the coding sequence ATGCAGCGCATTTTGCCAGAAACAGATCTTGAAAAAAAATTGATGTCTTTGGGTGCGCCGTTTATCGAGGAAAATCAAGTTCTTGATGAGCTGTTTCAAGTTGTCGGGTCTGATCTTGTGGACGGGGCGGAGCTGGCTCCGGAAACCCGCGAACAAATTCTGGACGAGATTGGTGAGTACTTCTTCCGTCTGGATATGAACTATGGCCCCGAGATAAAATTGGATTGCCTGGGAATTCTGGAAGAGTTCTGGGGCGTCTCGGACCGGGAGTCCTGTCAGAAGACTCTGGAAAACATCCGGACCCAGGGTCACCGTACAAAATTCAATGTTTTAAGATCGGCTTTGCCTTCGGACGGCAGCATTGATGCTGTTTCCATGGAAAAGTTCCGTCAGATCTTCCGCTTTGATCTGGAGGAGGACCAGGAGCTGCAGATGAGTGATGCGGACTACAGCAAGCTGGCCTTGTGGGTTCAGCGCACGAATAAGTATTTAAAGGAACCCGGAATCCTGGCCTGGGATGCTTCCCGCTATATTCATCTGGTGCGTCTGAGCTTCGTTGCCGGGCACCTTTCCGATATTCAGGCGTGGTCCGAGATTCTGAAGCTGGCTCCGATTGTTGAAGGCCGCTTTGATAATTGGATGGATTTTTCCCAAAGCTTCCTGATCGGGCGCACGTTCTGGTCGGGGGCTGATGATCCTCGAGTCAAAGCCATCTGTGAAAAGCTGCTGGGGCATCCGGCAAGTCCTTGGCAGTTTATCAGCTGGTCCTAG
- a CDS encoding DUF4097 family beta strand repeat-containing protein, whose product MLKKLLLAGAALFFILAGSLMLLMGYVFNNPGTVFNAFNSVADRFLQGQTHEENEEFFLQGMDEILISSRRVDVELRTYNGSTLKVRLSGKVPRFEEGQYILQTAEKTRLHLEFQEPLASHWIQMNVNGQELSQSTDSHLKAEVYVPETFKKQIRIETREGHVTLRLPPAALYELDLQSISGPIDNSLKQEPGTGVEPTEVGRIQVQTVEGPITVQSALE is encoded by the coding sequence ATGTTAAAGAAGCTCCTGCTTGCCGGTGCGGCATTATTTTTTATTCTTGCTGGCTCTTTGATGTTGTTGATGGGTTACGTCTTCAATAACCCCGGAACTGTTTTTAACGCCTTCAATTCCGTCGCAGACCGATTTTTGCAAGGTCAGACTCATGAAGAAAACGAGGAATTTTTTCTGCAAGGTATGGACGAGATTTTGATCTCTTCCCGCCGTGTGGATGTTGAACTGCGCACTTACAACGGCAGCACCCTGAAAGTGCGCCTGTCCGGCAAAGTGCCGCGTTTTGAAGAAGGCCAGTACATACTGCAAACAGCAGAAAAAACCCGTCTGCATCTGGAGTTTCAAGAACCCCTGGCCAGTCACTGGATTCAGATGAATGTGAATGGCCAGGAGCTGAGCCAGTCCACCGACTCGCATCTGAAAGCCGAAGTTTACGTGCCTGAGACTTTCAAAAAACAGATCCGCATTGAAACCCGCGAAGGACATGTAACCCTGCGCCTGCCACCAGCAGCGTTGTACGAACTGGATCTGCAGTCCATCTCGGGGCCTATCGACAACTCCCTGAAGCAAGAGCCTGGGACCGGTGTCGAACCAACAGAGGTGGGCCGCATTCAAGTCCAGACTGTTGAAGGACCCATCACCGTGCAGTCCGCCCTTGAGTAA
- the aspS gene encoding aspartate--tRNA ligase encodes MKFVKELKRTHYCGSLGVSQAGQKVVLMGWVDVRRDHGSLVFIDLRDREGIVQVVLDPNKAETASSKNLRGEFVLAVEGVVRARPDGMKNAKIKTGEVEVEAIRCEILNESAVPPFQVSDTNVNEMLRLKYRYLDLRSARLSSHLITRHKVAQLVRRFLSDNGFLEVETPILYKSTPEGARDYLVPSRVNPGHFYALPQSPQTLKQLLMISGYDRYFQIARCFRDEDLRADRQPEFSQIDMEMSYIDQEDIMEMNEKLLRTIWKEIKGIDVGAIPRMTYQEAMDRYGIDKPDTRFGVEIKDLKSIVTGSGFKVFDDVLARGGIVRGIAAPKGGSYSRGQLDKLTDMAKRAGAKGLVWIKSEADGTLSSSVSKFFSPEKLAEMFKACGGEAGDCALVVADDYDTACAALSTLRLHLGRELNLIDNSKYKFLWVVDFPLLEYSPDEKRWVARHHPFTSPKDEFAQDLVNNNEAAYGKMLAKAYDLVCNGYEMGGGSIRIYRNEIQQAMFRLLGMSEEETQHKFGFFLEALKYGTPPHGGIAWGMDRLVMLLCETDAIREVIAFPKTAKATDLMSDCPSEVNRDQLAEVGVRLSTLAEKHLEDLKKS; translated from the coding sequence ATGAAGTTTGTTAAAGAGCTAAAAAGAACACATTATTGCGGAAGTCTGGGCGTTTCCCAGGCAGGTCAAAAAGTTGTACTGATGGGTTGGGTCGATGTTCGACGTGACCACGGCAGTTTGGTATTCATCGATTTGCGCGACCGTGAAGGCATCGTTCAGGTTGTTCTGGATCCAAATAAAGCCGAGACCGCTTCCTCAAAAAATCTGCGCGGTGAATTTGTTCTGGCCGTGGAGGGTGTGGTTCGTGCCCGTCCAGACGGCATGAAGAATGCGAAAATCAAAACCGGTGAAGTTGAAGTGGAAGCGATCCGCTGCGAGATTCTGAATGAATCCGCGGTGCCGCCATTCCAGGTCAGCGACACGAACGTGAACGAAATGCTGCGCTTGAAATACCGTTACCTGGATCTGCGCAGCGCGCGCCTGTCCAGTCATCTGATCACCCGTCACAAGGTGGCTCAGCTGGTGCGTCGTTTCCTTTCTGACAACGGTTTCCTGGAAGTTGAAACTCCGATCCTTTACAAATCCACTCCGGAAGGCGCTCGTGACTATCTTGTTCCTTCCCGCGTGAACCCGGGCCATTTCTATGCGCTTCCTCAGTCTCCGCAGACGTTGAAGCAGCTTTTGATGATCTCCGGTTACGACAGATACTTCCAGATCGCCCGCTGCTTCCGTGACGAAGACTTGCGTGCGGACCGTCAGCCGGAATTCTCCCAGATCGATATGGAAATGTCCTACATCGATCAGGAAGACATCATGGAGATGAACGAAAAACTTCTGCGCACGATCTGGAAAGAGATCAAAGGCATCGACGTGGGAGCCATCCCGCGCATGACTTATCAGGAAGCCATGGACAGATACGGCATCGACAAGCCGGACACGCGTTTCGGGGTTGAGATCAAGGATCTTAAATCCATCGTGACGGGTTCAGGCTTCAAGGTCTTTGACGATGTTCTGGCTCGTGGCGGGATCGTTCGTGGTATCGCGGCTCCGAAAGGTGGCAGCTATTCCCGTGGTCAGTTGGATAAACTGACGGACATGGCGAAACGCGCGGGCGCTAAAGGTCTTGTGTGGATCAAATCAGAAGCTGACGGCACGCTGTCTTCTTCTGTTTCCAAATTCTTCAGTCCTGAAAAACTGGCTGAAATGTTCAAAGCCTGCGGCGGTGAAGCCGGTGACTGTGCTTTGGTTGTTGCGGATGATTACGACACCGCTTGTGCGGCACTGTCCACGTTGCGCTTGCACCTGGGCCGTGAGTTGAATCTGATCGACAACAGCAAATACAAATTCCTGTGGGTGGTGGACTTCCCGTTGCTTGAGTACTCTCCGGACGAAAAGCGCTGGGTGGCTCGTCACCATCCGTTCACATCCCCGAAGGATGAGTTCGCGCAGGATCTGGTGAACAACAACGAAGCTGCTTACGGCAAGATGCTGGCGAAAGCCTACGACCTTGTGTGCAACGGTTACGAAATGGGTGGCGGAAGTATCCGTATCTATCGCAATGAAATTCAGCAGGCGATGTTCCGTCTGTTGGGCATGAGCGAGGAAGAAACTCAGCACAAGTTCGGCTTCTTCCTGGAGGCTTTGAAATACGGAACTCCTCCGCACGGTGGTATCGCGTGGGGTATGGACCGTCTGGTGATGCTGCTTTGTGAAACAGATGCGATCCGTGAAGTGATTGCGTTCCCGAAAACCGCGAAAGCAACAGACTTGATGTCTGACTGCCCAAGCGAGGTGAACCGTGATCAGCTGGCGGAAGTCGGTGTTCGTCTGAGCACTCTGGCTGAAAAGCATCTGGAAGATCTGAAGAAGAGTTAA
- a CDS encoding polyhydroxyalkanoic acid system family protein, with protein MPKFTIDHSSNHSAEEAYKKIKEFLSNDQDIRRFDPKIQCSFDDSAKCANLKGSQFKADMAVAAAGAGSKVSVTVDLPLMLTPFKGKVTETLQRKLAKYLG; from the coding sequence ATGCCTAAGTTTACAATTGATCATTCCAGCAACCATTCTGCTGAAGAGGCCTACAAAAAGATTAAAGAATTCCTCTCGAATGATCAGGATATTCGACGCTTTGACCCAAAAATCCAGTGCTCTTTCGATGACAGCGCCAAGTGCGCCAACCTCAAGGGATCCCAGTTTAAAGCGGATATGGCCGTGGCGGCCGCTGGCGCAGGGAGCAAAGTCTCTGTCACTGTGGATCTGCCGTTGATGCTGACTCCCTTCAAAGGTAAAGTCACCGAGACTCTGCAAAGGAAACTGGCTAAATATCTTGGTTAG
- a CDS encoding sigma-70 family RNA polymerase sigma factor, giving the protein MAKTKAKSPSTPKTKSPSKTASAKKPSGKAASGKNTKPAPTESKSVVAELVDDAHSDELRSHEEAEKAYAVPSVEDDLPDVEEDTKTLAVADTSKALTSADPLVMYLNEIRRYKVLTREEEMALAKKYFESKDPEAAQALVKANLRFVVKVAAEYSKFGSKMIDLIQEGNVGLMHAVREFNPYKGARLITYAVWWIRGYIQEFLMRQYSMVRIGTTQNQRKLFYQLQKEKEALDAMGIEPNIGLISSRLGIPEDEVRDMTMRMSGRDVSLDRPVDDESGTTLGDLQRGPSDQPLDEALAHNEQLEILKQKIEEIRPELSEREKIILDERILNDDPLTLQEIGEKHGITREAVRQMEARLMKKIKAKMEEDASE; this is encoded by the coding sequence ATGGCGAAAACGAAAGCAAAAAGCCCCTCCACCCCCAAGACCAAATCCCCGTCCAAGACGGCTTCAGCCAAGAAGCCCTCGGGCAAGGCCGCGTCTGGGAAAAACACAAAGCCCGCCCCCACTGAATCAAAGTCAGTCGTGGCCGAGCTGGTGGACGATGCTCACAGCGACGAACTTCGCTCGCATGAAGAGGCCGAAAAAGCCTACGCCGTCCCCAGTGTCGAGGACGACCTTCCCGATGTGGAGGAGGACACCAAGACTCTTGCTGTCGCCGACACCTCCAAAGCGCTGACTTCGGCGGATCCTTTGGTGATGTATCTGAACGAGATCCGTCGCTACAAAGTTTTGACCCGCGAAGAAGAAATGGCCCTGGCCAAAAAATACTTTGAAAGCAAAGACCCTGAAGCTGCCCAGGCCCTGGTGAAAGCCAACCTGCGTTTTGTGGTGAAGGTCGCCGCCGAGTATTCCAAGTTCGGATCCAAGATGATTGATCTGATCCAAGAGGGCAATGTCGGCCTGATGCACGCTGTGCGTGAATTCAACCCTTACAAAGGGGCTCGCCTGATCACCTATGCGGTGTGGTGGATTCGCGGCTATATTCAAGAGTTCCTGATGCGTCAGTATTCCATGGTGCGCATCGGAACCACTCAAAATCAGCGCAAACTGTTTTATCAGCTGCAAAAAGAAAAAGAAGCTCTGGATGCCATGGGCATTGAACCCAATATTGGTTTAATCAGCAGCCGTCTGGGCATCCCGGAGGACGAAGTGCGTGACATGACCATGCGCATGTCCGGACGTGATGTCAGTCTGGATCGTCCCGTGGACGACGAATCCGGCACCACTCTGGGCGACCTGCAGCGCGGCCCTTCAGACCAACCTCTGGATGAGGCCCTGGCCCACAACGAACAGCTGGAGATCTTAAAGCAAAAGATTGAGGAAATCCGTCCCGAGCTTTCCGAACGTGAAAAGATCATTCTGGATGAACGCATCCTGAATGACGACCCCCTGACCCTGCAGGAGATCGGTGAAAAGCACGGCATCACCCGCGAGGCCGTCCGTCAGATGGAGGCCCGCCTGATGAAAAAAATCAAAGCCAAGATGGAAGAAGACGCCTCGGAATAG
- a CDS encoding FliA/WhiG family RNA polymerase sigma factor, with protein MGKNAALLKKYKEEPRKLAPTQKDDLIREYAPLIKFIAQKIAVRLPSNIELDDLISAGVIGLMDAIEKYDSTRDNKFKTYAEFRIRGAILDELRAQDWVPRSIRDKAKLLDKTMVQLEADLGRTPSDEEVAKALNVSIDEFHDLVNQVRPVSLLPIDQATSFSNTDKKSIMDILEGSRTNSPFNQLNVKNIKEVVAQAIEELPERQRLVLSLYYYEDLNLKEIGQVLRVTESRVSQLHAQAVARLRAKLAATIGAGELEIA; from the coding sequence ATGGGGAAAAACGCGGCATTGTTGAAGAAGTACAAGGAAGAGCCACGCAAGCTCGCTCCGACGCAAAAAGATGACCTTATCAGAGAATATGCTCCGCTAATTAAGTTCATCGCTCAGAAGATTGCGGTAAGACTTCCCTCCAATATCGAACTGGATGACCTTATTTCTGCAGGTGTCATCGGTCTGATGGATGCGATTGAAAAGTACGATTCCACTCGTGACAATAAATTCAAAACCTACGCAGAATTCCGCATTCGTGGTGCCATTCTGGATGAACTTCGTGCACAGGACTGGGTTCCCCGCTCGATCCGTGACAAAGCCAAGCTCCTGGATAAAACCATGGTGCAACTGGAAGCCGATCTTGGTCGTACTCCCTCTGACGAAGAAGTGGCTAAAGCCCTGAATGTGTCGATTGATGAATTCCATGATCTGGTGAATCAGGTTCGCCCGGTCAGCCTGTTGCCAATTGACCAGGCGACAAGTTTCAGCAACACCGACAAGAAGTCCATCATGGACATCCTTGAAGGTTCCCGCACCAACAGCCCTTTCAATCAGTTGAATGTCAAAAACATCAAAGAAGTGGTGGCTCAGGCGATTGAGGAGCTGCCAGAAAGACAACGTCTGGTTCTTTCTTTGTATTATTACGAAGACCTGAATCTGAAAGAGATCGGTCAGGTACTGCGTGTGACCGAGTCCCGTGTTTCTCAGTTGCATGCTCAGGCCGTAGCCCGTCTGCGTGCGAAGCTGGCAGCGACCATCGGCGCCGGCGAGCTTGAAATCGCCTGA
- a CDS encoding MinD/ParA family protein — translation MRNMNSFDMQRTRTISITSGKGGVGKTTLVANLALSLAQKGKKVLILDGDLGMANVDILFGVRPTGNMHDIIAGRKEMRDILMEVSKDVFLIPGGSGVVEFNHLNHFERRAMVEAVSALPLGFDYLLIDTAPGIAENVLFLNSAAQTVSVVITPDPASFADAYALIKVLHKQYKVNHFSIICNQVRDEQEGLGLYQRFNDVVNKFLYIGLDYWGSVPNDVVLRKANQMQRLIVRQDIGAESSKAIRQICNQVEKSSKQIEITGGMQMFWDQVVGSA, via the coding sequence ATGAGAAACATGAACTCTTTTGATATGCAGCGCACGCGCACCATCAGCATCACCTCCGGCAAAGGCGGGGTCGGGAAGACCACGCTGGTGGCGAACCTTGCCCTGTCTCTGGCGCAAAAAGGCAAAAAAGTGCTGATCTTGGACGGGGATCTGGGGATGGCCAACGTGGACATCCTTTTTGGGGTTCGTCCTACCGGAAACATGCATGACATTATCGCCGGCCGCAAAGAGATGCGCGACATCCTGATGGAAGTGTCCAAGGACGTCTTCCTGATTCCGGGTGGCAGTGGTGTGGTTGAGTTCAATCATTTGAATCACTTCGAACGAAGAGCCATGGTCGAGGCTGTCAGTGCTTTGCCACTGGGTTTTGACTATCTGCTGATTGATACCGCTCCGGGGATTGCCGAAAACGTGTTGTTCCTGAATTCAGCGGCGCAAACTGTTTCAGTCGTGATCACTCCGGATCCGGCCAGTTTTGCGGATGCGTATGCGCTGATCAAGGTTCTGCACAAGCAGTACAAGGTCAATCACTTCTCTATTATTTGCAATCAAGTGCGTGATGAACAGGAAGGGCTGGGACTTTACCAGCGCTTCAACGATGTGGTGAACAAGTTCCTCTACATTGGTCTGGATTATTGGGGCTCGGTTCCCAATGATGTGGTTTTGCGAAAAGCAAACCAGATGCAGCGTCTCATTGTGAGACAAGATATCGGTGCTGAATCTTCTAAAGCGATTCGTCAAATTTGTAATCAGGTGGAGAAGTCCTCCAAACAAATTGAGATCACCGGTGGCATGCAGATGTTCTGGGATCAGGTCGTGGGGAGCGCTTAG
- the flhF gene encoding flagellar biosynthesis protein FlhF, with product MQVKKFEARTMKEALEMVKTQLGPDAIILSARDNNKSFGLVGEGSVEITAAVSEETLQKKKFAESRLREQDRVRFNNSTARQQKELIHKMVEKHVQKNTAPAPITQRRYIDIEDESETRVRNAAQRALNAFQEQDEIFSRGNNTAPRKPAAPAPAPVKAAPAPRPVVAAESPEVIALKNEIASLKQVITQFQQMPQTFTGSHPGADYGINYDLSFVFEKLTKAGMAPEIAAEILTTAQETLPALKLKNKSLVEAYVARHVLDNTKIAQNPTQGKIHCFVGPAGSGKTSALIKMASQMVVREGKKIALFTTDTFKVGAADQMKIYAQILNVPFSVIRTQNDWTNLMRYLANVDCVLVDYTGLSLKSNEEIQMLKSLLPPAALNPNIHLTLSTNAKDGDATELGRRYSVLGYKDVIFTSLDESTQHGTIYNFMKRFDVPLHSFGIGPRVPEDFEFATKERLLDLIFRITKFKQQDSEAV from the coding sequence ATGCAGGTTAAGAAATTTGAAGCACGTACCATGAAAGAAGCCCTTGAGATGGTGAAGACCCAGTTGGGTCCGGACGCCATCATCCTGTCGGCTCGCGACAACAACAAGAGCTTCGGTCTTGTCGGCGAGGGCAGTGTGGAAATCACGGCCGCCGTATCCGAGGAAACCCTGCAAAAGAAGAAATTTGCTGAATCCCGTCTGCGTGAGCAGGATCGTGTCAGATTCAACAACAGCACGGCCCGCCAGCAAAAAGAGCTGATCCACAAAATGGTGGAAAAGCATGTGCAAAAGAACACGGCTCCGGCTCCGATCACTCAGCGTCGTTATATCGACATTGAAGATGAATCTGAAACACGCGTTCGCAACGCTGCTCAAAGAGCATTGAATGCTTTCCAGGAGCAGGATGAAATCTTCTCCCGCGGAAACAACACAGCACCACGTAAACCCGCGGCTCCGGCACCGGCACCAGTAAAAGCGGCTCCGGCGCCAAGACCTGTGGTGGCGGCGGAAAGTCCGGAAGTGATTGCATTGAAAAATGAAATCGCCAGCCTGAAGCAAGTGATCACGCAGTTCCAGCAGATGCCTCAGACGTTCACGGGTTCGCACCCGGGCGCTGACTATGGCATCAACTACGACCTGAGCTTCGTCTTTGAAAAGCTGACCAAAGCAGGCATGGCTCCGGAAATCGCGGCAGAGATCCTGACCACGGCACAGGAAACCCTTCCAGCATTGAAATTGAAAAATAAATCCCTGGTTGAAGCTTATGTGGCCCGCCATGTTTTGGACAACACCAAGATTGCCCAGAACCCAACGCAAGGGAAAATCCACTGCTTTGTCGGTCCTGCTGGCAGCGGTAAGACCTCGGCATTGATCAAGATGGCCAGCCAGATGGTGGTGCGGGAAGGCAAGAAGATTGCCCTGTTCACAACGGACACTTTCAAAGTGGGCGCGGCTGATCAGATGAAGATTTACGCGCAGATTCTGAACGTGCCATTCTCAGTGATTCGCACCCAGAATGACTGGACAAATCTGATGCGCTATCTGGCGAATGTGGATTGTGTGCTTGTGGATTACACGGGCCTGAGCCTGAAGAGCAACGAAGAAATTCAGATGCTGAAAAGTCTGCTGCCACCGGCGGCCTTGAATCCCAACATCCATTTGACGTTGTCAACCAACGCCAAAGACGGTGATGCGACGGAACTGGGGCGCAGATACTCGGTTCTGGGCTATAAAGATGTGATCTTCACGTCTTTGGATGAATCCACCCAGCATGGAACGATTTACAACTTTATGAAACGCTTTGACGTGCCTTTGCACTCCTTCGGCATCGGACCGCGTGTTCCCGAGGACTTTGAATTCGCAACCAAAGAGCGTCTTTTGGATCTGATTTTCAGAATCACTAAATTTAAACAACAGGACTCTGAAGCTGTATGA